Sequence from the Ostrea edulis chromosome 8, xbOstEdul1.1, whole genome shotgun sequence genome:
TAACtcttataacaaaataaatcaaagtCCTGAGAGTACTGAAAGACGGGGTCAAATTATTCAATGCATGACTTTCAGAAATGGTGCAGTTATGCTAATATGacaattcaaatgaaaactctccagacaaatactttaattagacatacatgtaggtcttgAATTGCATATTTACGTACAACTTCGTATTCGTGTTTTTTATACAAGAAAAGAAGTGTTCAAAATCGAAATTTTCTTTAAGTCTGTTCCTTTTTTATGTTTTGAGGCCAAAACGAAAATCTAAAGGAATGCTTGTATTGTGACCTCCTAGTCTTGTGGCCAGTCTTGTTTAATCATTATGATCCAGAACTCGATATTCTTGGTTATCATCTTGTCGAAATAGTTCCTTCCTTATTAAACCTCAATATTCTTGGTTTGTATCTTATAGTGAGGGTCACCATTTTAACTTGTGCACTTGGCTCTTTAGCTATTCATAGCTAAATCAGGTGCTGAACTATTGTGAAAAATCATGAATGCTATAATAAAGTAAATGGAAAGAAATATAGATACAGGTATAGAACGAAGGTTAATATGTCAACAGAACAGAAAGATAACATATGATAGGTTGACAGATGACAGTATATGTTTAATAGTTTTTTTTATGGACCAACATAATGAAACcaaatgttaaagataaaattgatcatggcatactttggaattgcacaatacaacctgtcaataacACATGAAAGGTTAAAATCAAGTGAATATGTAAACACTCCAATTCTTTCTTTAGTAAAGGAAATTTGCTAAACCACTAAAgctgtaaacaataacatgtaaaatgtaaacatagTAATACAATTGGTAACatagtaatttcaaattttttgacacacaTTTGGGCTAAaagtttcctatgcaatgaaaaatatttccatgttacagtccaacataaataaacaagtTCACAAGCCGGACAGCTGTCTTCTCAAATGAAACAATATGACATGAAGTGTTGCAAATTCGGGTATTTTAGAATAGTATGCAGATACCAGTATCTGGACAATTAACAATTGTAAAAGCATTATTGTTGAATAGTAATAACATCGATATAGAACAGTGAACTATGATTGTGTAAAGAATACAATACTGTTCCAATGTGAGATTTTGAGTTAATAACACAGACTGATGCCTGATCAGGGTTAAATAACTTGCCATGCTGGGTTTCAATCGCTATTTGCAGTATCACAGAAAAGCTTATAATGAGATGGGCATGTAACACTCTGAacttgtataaaacaagatgtgtttgtgaaacacaaaatgcccccgataatgaacaattccgaagatggccaaagtcacaaagacaaatatccTGGTACAAGTAGAAAGATCGTGTCTCAAGAAATGCTCAAGTGCAATATAaaaactctaatatttaccatttagaagttcaggccaatgtcaatctttttaaaagtaggtcaaatatcaaggtcaaaaggttgaGTACAAACAAAAGGATcttctcacaaggaatactcatgtgaaatatcaaagctttatcgcttactgttcaaaagttattagcaaggttaaaattttcaaaaagtaggtcaaactccaaggtcaaatggtcaaaaatattagtacccacaaaaaggtttcgtcataaggaatactcaaacgaaatatcaaagctctagctcttactgttcaaaagttattggcaaggttaaagttttcaaaaactagtcaaactccaaggtcaagatcgcagggtcaaaaatattggtacccatggagaggtcttgtcataaggaatactcatgtgaaatatcaaagctctatcacttattatTCAGAgattattagcaaggttaaagtttcagacaaaattacagaatggcagacaggacaaaaacaatatgccccctgatcttccaTCTCGGGGGCATATAGATAGTTTCTAAACTACTAgaactgtaaatatgtacatgtaaattgtaaacattttaataaattatttacataatttcaaatattttgacacacattaggactagaagtttcctatgcaatgacagatttatacatgtgatagtcaATCAGTCCACAAGCCAaacatcttttatttttaaagaatataataTTGTAAGCGTATGACACAACAAAACTTGAGAAAATGTTTATTGGTCAGCTCAGTGCTCACAAACCTCTCTCACCGAGGGTGGGAactgaaacatacatgtaagaacaatattaattacatattGCAATATCACAAGACAGTATTCAATCAACACGCTAACGCTGAATatcaaacaacaaaataatGACATTCATGGCACACCATACTCGAACAAAAATAATAACGCACAAACAGTCATGAGCTTAACTTACAATATAAATGCATATATGTTATAACTAATTACCCGCTATATGACaacaaatatacactgtacttacTCTTTAGGGGCACAAACAGCAAAACACAAATCAACTTTTGCTATAAAAACAAGCATGACCTATGCCGGATCAAACTGTAAACAATCTAATAACTGAACCAAATCCGGAATAAATTCCGGTGCcactacaccccccccctcgGGCTTCGAAGAAGtcaaatttaaaatataaaatagtgTTACATTTCAAATAAGGTATGCTATACCTAACAACACCAAAGTGTATACAAATGATGCAACATAGAATTGTTATGTATGTACAAGTATCGACATATGAACACAACTTGACAAAAGATTACAGATCATGCAAAAATCCACAACGACTTAACCAAACAAAGAAAGGTGAGACATTTAAATTTCTCAGCCAACTTTAATGAGACAGCACAACTGAGAAATAAGTATCAGATAAGATGTTATGTTACGGCCACAAAAAATCTTCACCTTGCGTATGCGTCCGTCACTACTTTCAAAGGTCTCTATCACTATCGCAAGGGACCACTGATTTCTGGGTAACGAATCGTCTCACATAAGAACTACATCTCCTTTCTGGAACTGTCTACCTTCTGACAACCATTTCTGACGAATCTGTAAGCTTTGCATGTACTCTATGCGCCATCTTTGCCAAAACTGATCCGCCAAATATTGCACCTGCTTCCAGGAACTCCTGAGGGCGTCCTTGGTCCCAAACACCGGAATGTCTAACTGTGACGTATGTACGGTGTTTTGATGAATTAACATATCAGGTGAAAGTACCTGTGGTGCATCTGGGTCAGTTGATACTTCGACAAATGGTCTAGCATTCAGGATAGCACTAACGTCCATCAAAAAGGTAGTCAAAACTTCATGTGTTAAAGGTCCCTTATGATTCAACAGTAAGCTGTCCAAGATCTTCCTTGAAGCACCTATCATCCGTTCCCATGCCCTACCAAAGTGAGAAGCATGGGGAGGATTGAATGCCCATGTAACCTTGTTTTCTTCAAGATACCTTTTAGATATCGGGTCTTCCACCAGATCAGAAGGAATGTTCAGTTCATGCACGGATCCAGTGAAACTTGTACCGCTATCTGACCTAAACTGTATATCAGGACCTCTCAACGCAATAAACCTGCGTAACGCATTGATAAATGAAGCGGTGGACAACTCTTCAATTGCTTCCAAATGAACTGCTCGTGATACAAGACATGTAAACATCAGAGCCAATATCTTCTGATTCACGGTTCCCCCTCTGGTCCGTCCTTGCGTGGTAAGCCAAGGTCCGAAGGTGTCCACACCTACATAAGAGAAAGGTGGAGCTGGCTGCATTCTATCCTCAGGTAGATCAGCCATTTTCTGCCATCCAAAACTTCCTCTTAACTTGCGACATATGACACGGGACTTGATCTCAGATCTTATGAAATTTTTGGCACCAACTACCCAGAATCCACCGGAACGCAGTGCACCTTCTGTCAGCAGTCGTCCCTGATGTAACACTTGGTGATGGAATTTGCGCATAAGTAGTCTGTTGACATAATGGTTCTTGGGCATAATCACAGGGTGATGATCGCCGTCTCCTTGCCTGAACTTTTGCCCTTTGTCGAGTCTACCTCTCACACGGAGCACACCATGTTGGTCGATGAATGGTGATAAGGCAATTAGTGAATGTCCATTTGACAGGGGACGTCTATTTTTATGCATCTTATGATGTCACCATATGCTTCTCCTTGGCTTGTCTGTATCACAAAAAGTTCTGCTTGTTGATATGCTTCACTAGAGTCAATGTCACTTTGtttcaaaaatttatatatGAACTGCTTCAGGATCTTGATTCCTCGAAGAAGAGATTCCCATGATGAGAACCTTAAGAATCTCTCTGATCCGATCTTGTGATTAACAGGTTTCACATCATCCATCTGAACTTTAATGCATGTAACTTCAGGTCTAATCTCACAATCATTTTCTGGTTCCACTAACGGAAAACATGAGAGTGGTTCTGGCAATGTTTTAGTCAATATCTCACATGTAGGTGCAGTCAACCACATACTGTTTGAAAGTTGAGTAGCACTTACTGATCTTGTTGCTAGATCAGCTGGATTCTGCTCTGTGGCAACATGTGTCCATTGTCTTGGGGATGAAGCTGAATGAATGCGTTTCACTATGTTTGACACATAAACATAAAATCTGCGTGTAGTGTTTGTCAGATAACCCAAGACAATCTGGCTGTCTGTATAGAATCGAAAACATTCTGATGGAATACCTAGTTGTTCCTTGATTATGTCTGCAACTTCGACTCCAAGAACTGCAGCACACAGTTCCATCCGAGGAATGGTGCTGCCACCATTAGGTGCAAGTTTTCCCTTTCCAAGTAGAAAACTGAGAGTGGGCTCTGGTGCGTGTGACTTAAGGTCATGTGTAAGAGTTATTCAGAAAAATTAAGCTTTATATCCTATCGTTGTTTTATTAATATTACAAAACTAAAGACACTTTTCATGTACCACAACATATATACGCCTCCTGTACTTTCACTTCGCATGTTTACTTAAGATGTCAAGGGTCATATGACGTCATTTGACCAGATTATACAAGACGCAGATAGATTATCATAAATCGACACGGTGCACAGCCAGCTCTACATAAACCAATAAAAACATGGcataatagaaatatatctgtTTCACGGAATCGAGTATTCACTGTCCAAATTGCACCATCCGCTCGCAAGATGAAAACCTACCCCTgcactttgtttatttgtgttttttctcGAGTTCAGTGTATTGTTCAAGAATAGTTCAAGATTTGGACAGCGATTTCTAGATAAAGCCTTGATCAAAGCTTTCAAATAATCCCATGGtatcacaatacatttattttcctcTTCCCGCCATCCAGTTTTATCTTCCATATTCATGTAAACATGCtatctaattaatattcaaaCGCAGTGCTGATGTAAAATATTGATCCAAAATTAGATACTGGAAAGGGAAGTAACACGgcgggaaaattacaatttattatgtaaatgtatacatgATACATGTTCACAGGACAACCAATGTATTTTAACCAAGAAACATTTACTTTAGTTTTGATCTTTTaactctctctatatatattgtttattcgCCAATCAAGGTTCCTTGGGAAAGGGGTGGGGGGGTAACAagccatgaaaataaataacaatcattcaaaAGTACTAATACTGTCAGAGTTCACAgttctgcactgcacatatctataattatttatgaaaaactgattgcagacaagatttaaattaacaacatggtATATACAATaactcccagtaaccaagacagctaTATTTAACAGCTAATTTCAGAAACATTGTAAACCCTAGTTTGTAATCAAACATTGTACGTTTGTAACGACAAAACAATAATGGAACGGGTCAAAGATCTTATTATAATCAGATTGTTTAAATTCCAGTCTTAAACCTCATGGATGACAGTCTGATTACACCCTTCCCCCATTTCCCCCCTATCGTCGTCAGGGACCATTAGTAGAAGggagctggttttaatcagactacaCACATGAATGTACATGCATCTACCCTCGATCTAGGACTAAAACGAAATAATTCCTCCAATGTGAATGTCTAAACAAACAAGtgtgtaatttatatattacatatatttaaaaaaaaaattcgctTTGGTATAAATGCAACAACACAccagtatctatatatttttttgaaaatttaatctgATGCAAagaagtatgcatttaatttcacAGAGATTGGTGCGGTGTTGAATTCTCTGCATTACCTCGAACACATCATACGTGCTAGCCATTAGTACAGCAAGTCCTTATATTTCTTAGCTTAATAACAGACCCAACTCAGTACGTAATTTGTAACTGACGATTCGCGGTGCAAATCATGCACTGATCCAGGAATATAGTATCGGGTGTCAATCCctgtatttttttttgggggggggggtctaaacaAGGGTACAAACATGCAGTATCTACTAAATAGATgtagaatatatacaaaaatacaaTACACGACATGTATGTTTTCATGAAACACTGTTGAGGGGTGGTTGTCTATATCTGGACCAATGCTGCTCTTGCAATAAGACACAGTTTAGGGAAGTGGATAActtaatttgatagttttaaaaagGATGAAAATGTCATGGAGCAAATACTTTTCAATTTGAGTGGGTTTGGGTAGGAGTCTGGACCCATGCTACATCCGCTCTtgcaatgaaacatacataatgatggaggggggggggtatatgtatcttgttttacaatgaatatgtgtattatatcactgtgtacATAAAAGAATCTGAGGGAATACTTAACGACGCGGATGCGAGTTATATTTCTTTTAGAAATAGTTTTAATTGACaacttgaaaatcaaaatagctttcaacaaaatatgtatCTAGAATACAGTCATCATACAAGCTACCGGATAATCAGAAGTGACGCATACTCCTCCACTACTTCGGGAGGgggtatattttttttcatttttaagaaatattcttaattcatcattgaaaataaagacaAGTTGCTgcagtgtgtaaaatatttagtTCACCAAATGATTGTCAATCTTTTTACTTCATATGACACCCCCCTTCACTCTCAAATACTTTTTATCACTTGACCATGAAAATGTAGAAAGATTAAAAGTTGAAGTACTCAGTCAATGCAAAGTAATTCAAGGCGAATTTCAATTACGGTTTAATAAAACTATTTCTCATTTAGTTTtgtgtttaattgaaaacaATCATAGAACACAAGATTAGATGCTTTTCAGCAgtcattttcttcatattaaAACTTGACAGTTTACTAAAGTTCATAAACACAAATGTAGATGACAATTCACATCACTGAATGCAATTAGTGGATATCCTGGTTTGACCactatgtacagtgtagtaAGCAGCTGATGGAGGTAAATATTTTCCACTGGAGTCAATATGGCTGTCATCTGCGGGctttaaatggaaaaaagaagaaagttgccagtcaaaaatgtttaaaacacaATACTGTAGGTCTAAGTGTTTAAGTTTATATGTGCGttataacataaaaacattCATACCATACtgtaatatcaaaacacgcttcatatgaattttctataatttatcattttgaagaaaataatgTTGATTAGATATAAATAATACCCATATTTATGCACATGTATATCCAGTGCCTGATTGGATTacttaaagtttgtaaaaattacctAGCAAGTACATTTGTGGTGGTTGCTCTAAAGATGTGGAAAACTTGGAAATAGCATGCTCTTTGAAAAGTTCACATTCTTGTTGGTATCATGCACATCTGTAAATAACATTATCTCATATTATGAATACATATGCTGCAAACATTTCATGTATGAAAGAAGGGTCTCAA
This genomic interval carries:
- the LOC125647403 gene encoding uncharacterized protein LOC125647403; the encoded protein is MHKNRRPLSNGHSLIALSPFIDQHGVLRVRGRLDKGQKFRQGDGDHHPVIMPKNHYVNRLLMRKFHHQVLHQGRLLTEGALRSGGFWVVGAKNFIRSEIKSRVICRKLRGSFGWQKMADLPEDRMQPAPPFSYVGVDTFGPWLTTQGRTRGGTVNQKILALMFTCLVSRAVHLEAIEELSTASFINALRRFIALRGPDIQFRSDSGTSFTGSVHELNIPSDLVEDPISKRYLEENKVTWAFNPPHASHFGRAWERMIGASRKILDSLLLNHKGPLTHEVLTTFLMDVSAILNARPFVEVSTDPDAPQVLSPDMLIHQNTVHTSQLDIPVFGTKDALRSSWKQVQYLADQFWQRWRIEYMQSLQIRQKWLSEGRQFQKGDVVLM